The DNA region TACAGTTACATTTCCGCGGCTCTGCGTCAGTTGATTTTGGAACGACAGCAGTGATCGCTGCGCATCAAGCACATCGCTGAAATCCGTCAGCCCTGCTTCGTACTCCTGTTTTGCCAGTCCGACCGCTGATTGTGCTGCCTGTGTTGCCTTATCCAGACTTTCCATTTTGTCCTGCTCGTTCGCGTAAGCTACAATAGCGTTTTCAACTTCTTCAACCGCGGTAAGAACAGCCGATTCATAATCAATAAGCGCCTGTTCCTGAAGTTCCGACTGAACTTTAATATTTTGTCGAATCGCGCCGGCATCGAAAATTGCCCAACTGATTTGAGGCCCTCCGATAAGCGTCCAGTTATTAGCGTTAACTATATTTCGACCAAGCCTGCTTGACGAAACAGCTTCTACACCGATAGAACCGGTTAAACTAAACTTGGGGTAGAGGTCGGCAGTAGCAACTCCGACTTTTGCCGTCTGTGCTGCCAAATCACGTTCAGCTCTTCGGATGTCAGGCCTGCGACGAAGTACATCCGCCGGCACACCAATAGCGACCTTTGGCGAAGAAACAGGAATTATACCATTCGGTTCAAGCTCACTGTGAATTTTGCCGGGCTGTTCGCCGAGCAATACAGCAATACGATTCTTCGCTTCTTCAAGACCTGTATTCAAATCCGGTATTTCTGCGCGTGTACTTTCAAGATTATAAAGTGCCTGCTGAACTGCAAGGTCATCGCTCAAGCCGGCCTGATTTCGCCATAATATCAGCTCATAAGTTTCC from Planctomycetaceae bacterium includes:
- a CDS encoding efflux transporter outer membrane subunit; protein product: MDCCRILLWGLVVSVVMHLTGCAPVGPNYTSPETSVTSDWHSQLKRGLTSEQSSSETLTSWWTTLNDAELSKLIEQAVQGNLDLKSARSRVRQARAQRGIASADLFPSLDFTGSKKWTRSSEAVGTGETTHTYSTNFDAGWEIDVFGGVRRSIESADASLQSSKEDLRDVMVTLISEVALNYTDVRIYQARITVVNENLKAQQETYELILWRNQAGLSDDLAVQQALYNLESTRAEIPDLNTGLEEAKNRIAVLLGEQPGKIHSELEPNGIIPVSSPKVAIGVPADVLRRRPDIRRAERDLAAQTAKVGVATADLYPKFSLTGSIGVEAVSSSRLGRNIVNANNWTLIGGPQISWAIFDAGAIRQNIKVQSELQEQALIDYESAVLTAVEEVENAIVAYANEQDKMESLDKATQAAQSAVGLAKQEYEAGLTDFSDVLDAQRSLLSFQNQLTQSRGNVTVNLIKLYKALGGGWTSLASDEKLADSQKGKK